In Salmo salar chromosome ssa15, Ssal_v3.1, whole genome shotgun sequence, one genomic interval encodes:
- the LOC106571835 gene encoding G-protein coupled receptor 12-like translates to MNASPSLSWLLWFPLVKLNHNLSISFSLQEWKADMCADMNKTFLCNDTAMTVVVAGEALPWMETDFPERNVSLGLSTVPLDFPINPWDIMLCMAGTVIACENAIVVAIIFYTPTLRTPMFVLVGSLATADLLAGMGLILNFVFQYVLSSETISLITVGFLVASFTASISSLLAITVDRYFSLYNALTYFSEKTLHYVHLMLVSTWGVSLCLGLLPVLGWNCLDDPSLCSIVRPLTRSNVTLLAVSFFIIFILMLTLYFKICKIVCRHAHQIALQQHFFTTSHYVATKKGVATLAIILGTFGSSWLPFAIYCLVGEREYPSVYTYATLLPATYNSMINPIIYAYRNAEIQHSLYVFFCGCFQSNVATHSRSPSEV, encoded by the coding sequence atgaacgcttctccctctctgtcatggttACTATGGTTTCCCTTAGTTAAACTTAACCACAATCTCTCTATCTCATTCTCTCTTCAGGAGTGGAAAGCAGACATGTGCGCAGACATGAACAAGACTTTCCTGTGTAACGACACCGCAATGACGGTTGTGGTGGCTGGAGAGGCTCTCCCGTGGATGGAGACCGACTTTCCAGAGCGCAATGTCAGCCTGGGGCTCTCCACCGTCCCTCTGGACTTCCCCATTAACCCGTGGGACATCATGCTTTGCATGGCGGGCACTGTCATCGCCTGTGAGAACGCCATCGTGGTGGCTATCATCTTCTATACACCCACCCTGCGCACCCCCATGTTCGTGCTCGTAGGAAGCCTAGCCACAGCGGATTTACTGGCAGGCATGGGATTAATCCTCAACTTCGTGTTCCAGTACGTCCTCTCCTCAGAGACTATCAGCCTTATTACTGTTGGGTTCCTAGTGGCCTCCTTCACGGCGTCCATAAGTAGCCTGCTGGCTATAACAGTGGACCGGTATTTCTCTTTATACAATGCACTGACTTACTTCTCAGAGAAGACGCTCCACTACGTGCACCTGATGCTGGTGAGCACATGGGGCGTGTCTCTGTGCCTGGGCCTGCTGCCTGTGCTAGGCTGGAACTGCCTGGACGACCCAAGCTTGTGTAGCATCGTGCGCCCACTCACTCGCAGCAATGTAACATTGTTGGCGGTCTCTTTCTTCATCATCTTCATACTCATGCTGACCCTCTACTTCAAGATCTGCAAGATCGTGTGCCGCCACGCGCACCAGATCGCTCTTCAACAGCACTTCTTCACCACATCGCACTACGTGGCCACCAAGAAGGGTGTGGCCACGCTCGCCATCATCCTAGGCACCTTCGGCTCGAGCTGGCTACCCTTCGCCATCTACTGCCTGGTGGGAGAGCGCGAATACCCGTCGGTATACACGTATGCCACGCTGCTTCCGGCCACCTACAACTCCATGATCAACCCAATCATCTACGCCTACCGTAATGCCGAGATCCAGCACTCGCTCTACGTCTTCTTCTGTGGCTGCTTTCAGAGCAACGTAGCCACCCACTCCAGGTCACCCAGTGAAGT